The genomic segment TGAGGAAAATACCACATGCTGTGGCTCGTAGCAAATAATGTCTCTTTCCTACAAGACGGCTGAGCGCCACACGGAAGCCCCTACCACAGTGATGAAGATTGGCAGACTCAAAAACCCAGTCCCTGTGCCATAATTAGGTGGTACAAGGAATATAACTATACTGGGCCACAGGGGTTTAGTTCTACCTTTCATGCTAATTTTTCCGTCATCAGGTAGCCCTGCTCTCAGCACTATGTAAAAGGAGGGAGAGCTTCTTGTACTTCTGGCATTGTTTCTCCTCCCAGCTACCCATTCTACCTACCCCAGTACCTGGCAGAGTACACTCAATGAACTTTCATGGTGATTGTTAATGCACTTCCagtctgattatttttatttagtttgagAGTAACGGACATTTTCCTATGGTGTTAGTTAGGGAAACTGGTCTGGGAATGAATGCTCATAATCCTAACTTGCTCACTAAACCACTATTCCAGTCAATCTACATCATTCATCATACCAGTGCAAGGAATTTAGATCTTGTAAACAATTCACTCCCATGTATCTTCACAGACCAAGGACTCTCTGAATAACCAAAGGGCACAAAGGTAACCTGGCAGCAAAAAACCTGGGCGCTTTCCCTCCCTGGGTCTCAAACTGCAATAATTCTACGGTTTTGTAGATATTGTTGTCGGAATCAGATTCAGCTTCCAGTCAGGTATCACTCTACATCATGTCCAAAAAGAATGGGTATTTGATATGTACTGAATTGCAGCACACCCTAACCAGCATGCTCTAGAATATATAAGCTATGGTAGAATTCATTTTGGAATTCAAGGCCCTCTGTCACCTGGCCCTATGTTGTCTTTTTAATCTTAAACCTTACCCCTTCCCAAAGGAGATCATTTGCTTCAGTCAGGATTCTGATCTGCCCAGAAGTCCTCACATTTCAGCTGCACTTGTTCACCCACTGTGGTTGTTTCCCactccagcccctccctcagaGATAGTTCTCTCCCggccaattctctctctctctgggtcacATTTCCTCCACTAAGCTTCCTTTCAAAACACCCTCACTAATAGTACAAAAGCTGTGGTTGCTGCCAGGGATGCAAGGCATTCCATCTCTAACAAAGCCTTTTTAAGACCTCAGAAAGCCTAAGCAAATCTAAAATCTCCCCGACTTGCCTAATTAGTACTCTGTCCAGGGCCCATTTAAAGCTAACTGAAGCGGAGGATGCTTGTTGTACCTCAGTACCTCTCGGGAGAGGATGTTTTGGGTCGCGACTGCAACCCTCTCCTCTGGGCAGCAAGCGGTGCCCGGCACTCCAGGGCCAAGCAACTCTCCAGAAAGGAAATCGGCATCCGTAAACAAGGGGGAAGGGGTCGTAACGGACTGAGGGGGAAAGacgaagaggaggagagaagcagcagcacGAATGACCGGAGGGGGCGTATGCAGCGGACAGGGGCCTCCTGACAACCGCCTGAGGCCCCCTCTTTGGAGGCACTCAAGCCCAAAATCCAACCGGGGCAAAAATCATCCAGAGTCTTCGGGTTTTTCGAGTGGGAATGGCGGGGACGcgctgggcctggctggggccGGGAGCCGGGAGCCGGCAGGGCCTTCGCGCGCGGCGGGCCGGGCTGGGGACCCTGGGGAGGCGCAGGCGCTAAGCCCCACACTCACGGCGGCTGCTCCCCTTGAGTCCGACCACGCTCAGAGCCCGGGGCCCACCACATACCGGGACCCTTCCCCACCTGTCCCTGTGGACGACACTCGGAGCTTCCGCAAACGTCACATCCGGCGCCCGCCCTGTCCACTCCCGCTGACCTGGGTAAGTTACATTCCCAAAAATTTAGGACCCAGGGGCCAgggatctctctcttttcctcctcctccgttgttgttgttgagagagatctctctcttttcctcctcctccgttgttgttgttgagagagatctctctcttttcctcctcctccgttgttgttgttgagagagagatctctctcttttcctcctcctccgttgttgttgttgagagagaNNNNNNNNNNNNNNNNNNNNNNNNNNNNNNNNNNNNNNNNNNNNNNNNNNNNNNNNNNNNNNNNNNNNNNNNNNNNNNNNNNNNNNNNNNNNNNNNNNNNNNNNNNNNNNNNNNNNNNNNNNNNNNNNNNNNNNNNNNNNNNNNNNNNNNNNNNNNNNNNNNNNNNNNNNNNNNNNNNNNNNNNNNNNNNNNNNNNNNNNNNNNNNNNNNNNNNNNNNNNNNNNNNNNNNNNNNNNNNNNNNNNNNNNNNNNNNNNNNNNNNNNNNNNNNNNNNNNNNNNNNNNNNNNNNNNNNNNNNNNNNNNNNNNNNNNNNNNNNNNNNNNNNNNNNNNNNNNNNNNNNNNNNNNNNNNNNNNNNNNNNNNNNNNNNNNNNNNNNNNNNNNNNNNNNNNNNNNNNNNNNNNNNNNNNNNNNNNNNNNNNNNNNNNNNNNNNNNNNNNNNNNNNNNNNNNNNNNNNNNNNNNNNNNNNNNNNNNNNNNNNNNNNNNNNNNNNNNNNNNGGGAGCTGATGGGCGGGGCTACTGAAAACCCGACCAATGAGGAGAGAGCTTGAGGGCGGCCATCTTGGTAAAGGAAATCAACAGGGAAGAAGGGGAACCAAGTAGTTAAAGGAACTGATGACGAAGCTTACTTTTGTTATTagaattattttgattttggtaGGAAATTCTTGTCAGCTGGGCTGTCTGTCACACTCACACAAATCCAGCATTTAAGGAGGCATTG from the Desmodus rotundus isolate HL8 chromosome 5, HLdesRot8A.1, whole genome shotgun sequence genome contains:
- the LOC128780915 gene encoding uncharacterized protein codes for the protein MTGGGVCSGQGPPDNRLRPPLWRHSSPKSNRGKNHPESSGFSSGNGGDALGLAGAGSREPAGPSRAAGRAGDPGEAQALSPTLTAAAPLESDHAQSPGPTTYRDPSPPVPVDDTRSFRKRHIRRPPCPLPLTWDWKLLEARTELTVPYSPRQKKTLEQTAAPYYNAPTAQGPQSSNLLTLLKSNYNPIKAQNPTPQDMPFDLVTGNVQMLCSEGQAFTHGT